The DNA region CCATGGTGGTGATGAAGCTCAATGACGAATTCCAGGTGCTGGCAGCACTTGGCCTGAGTGCAGAATCCCAGAACCTGATAGGTGGGTCGGTGGATCAGGTCATTCTGGATACTTCCGTGCAGGAATCCAATGCGAATAGAAAAAAGATCAAGGAGCTTTATTTTAATGTGTCGAGGCCGATGACGGAACTGAGGGAGAATCTGCAGAAAAAGGGGTAATCCTGAATGGGTGAAATTTCCTGTCGGTTTACGCCCTTCAGGTTTCGTTGAAATAGCTATCTTTACAGGCGAATCTGAAGCGAGATATGCAAGAAATAAAACATAACTGGAGCCGCGAGGAAATCAAGGCCATCTACGAAAAACCTTTCATGGATCTGATCTATGAAGCGGCATCTGTCCACCGTCAATACCATGATCCTTCCGAGGTACAGGTGAGTTCCCTGTTAAGTGTTAAAACCGGAGGTTGTCCTGAGGATTGTGCTTATTGTCCCCAAGCCGCCCGTTACAATACGGGACTGGAAGCACATAAATTACTCTCTGTAGATAGGGTAGTGGAATTCGCCGGCAATGCGAAATCCAATGGCGCATCACGTGTTTGTCTGGGTGCTGCCTGGCGCGAGGTGAGGGATAACCGGGATTTTGACCATGTTTTGGAAATGGTTCGGCAAATCACCGATATGGAAATGGAAGTGTGCTGTACGATGGGTATGATCACCCAGGAGCAGGCCGACAGACTTGCTGATGCCGGCTTGTACGCATACAACCATAATGTTGATACTTCCGGTGAACACTATGAAAGTATAATCACCACCAGAAAATATGAAGACCGCCTGGAGACCTTGGGCAATGTTAGAAAAGCTAAGCTTTCCGTGTGCTCGGGTGGAATCATCGGCATGGGTGAAAGCATTGATGACAGAGTGGGTATGATCCACACCCTGGCTTGTTTAGACCCTCATCCGGACTCTGTACCTATCAATGCATTGGTTCCTGTTGATGGTACACCCATGGAAGGACGCCCCCTGGTTCCGATTTGGGATATGGTTCGCATGATCGCT from Flavobacteriales bacterium includes:
- the bioB gene encoding biotin synthase BioB, translated to MQEIKHNWSREEIKAIYEKPFMDLIYEAASVHRQYHDPSEVQVSSLLSVKTGGCPEDCAYCPQAARYNTGLEAHKLLSVDRVVEFAGNAKSNGASRVCLGAAWREVRDNRDFDHVLEMVRQITDMEMEVCCTMGMITQEQADRLADAGLYAYNHNVDTSGEHYESIITTRKYEDRLETLGNVRKAKLSVCSGGIIGMGESIDDRVGMIHTLACLDPHPDSVPINALVPVDGTPMEGRPLVPIWDMVRMIATARIVMPASVVRLSAGRTQMSQEGQALCFMAGANSIFAGDKLLTTPNPAFNEDMQLFNDLNLKPRKAFTQPKSPVTADRDEVSA